From Pangasianodon hypophthalmus isolate fPanHyp1 chromosome 30, fPanHyp1.pri, whole genome shotgun sequence, a single genomic window includes:
- the LOC113529085 gene encoding E3 ubiquitin/ISG15 ligase TRIM25-like, with amino-acid sequence MSHHNTQKELISELTLSESLTACRKMAEASISVAQDQFSCPICLDLLKEPLTTPCGHSFCKVCINDCWDQEDKSGVYSSPQCRDTFTPRPVLRRNNMLAEVVDKLKKTTEVQAASPAHCYAGPGDVECDFCSRRKHKAVKSCLMCLASFCETHLKPHYEIPAFIKHELVETSGNLQEKICSEHDKVLEIYCHTDQRCICVLCTMHKHKDHNTVSTATERNQKQVRTVK; translated from the coding sequence ATgtcacaccacaacacacaaaaagaacTTATTTCAGAGCTAACTTTGAGTGAATCTCTCACAGCGTGCAGGAAAATGGCAGAGGCCAGTATTTCAGTAGCTCAGGATCAGTTCAGCTGTCCAATCTGTCTGGATCTACTGAAGGAACCACTGACTACACcctgtggtcacagtttctgtaaaGTGTGTATTAATGACTGCTGGGATCAGGAAGATAAGAGCGGAGTGTATAGCTCtcctcagtgcagagacactttcactccaaggcctgttctacgcagaaacaacatgctggctgaagtggtggacaaactgaagaagacGACTGAAgtccaagctgcttctcctgctcactgttacgctggacctggagatgtggagtgtgatttctgcagcaggagaaaacacaaagccgtCAAAtcctgtctgatgtgtctgGCCTCCTTTTGTGAAACTCATCTGAAACCACACTATGAAATTCCTGCTTTCATAAAGCATGAGTTAGTTGAAACCTCTGGAAATctacaagagaagatctgctctgaGCATGATAAAGTGCTGGAGATTTACTGTCATACTGACCAAAGATGCATCTGCGTTTTGTGCacaatgcacaaacacaaagaccACAATACAGTTTCGACTGCAACGGAAAGAAACCAGAAACAGGTCAGGACTGTAAAATga
- the esrrgb gene encoding estrogen-related receptor gamma b — MDLVELYQRDFLDMMPISSHCPAFIKAEPLSPTSLMQHSPEGSSSDSYGSVTRGDHGGVASPGSYHTSGTGLRPDSVPELQVKSEFEVSSGPKRLCLVCGDVASGFHYGVASCEACKAFFKRTIQGSIEYTCPASSECEITKRRRKSCQACRFTKCISVGMLREGVRLDRVRGGRQKYKRNIDSDSNSYLNMQLPQTHKRTRTESYNIENKVVSHLLGAEPEKVYAMPDPALPDDDIKALTTLCDLADRELVLNIGWAKHLPGFSSLSLPDQMRLLQSAWMEILILRVVFRSLDAQDSLVFAEDYVMDAEQARRTGLLELHAAILQLVRKYRAMGLEREEFVTLKAIALANSDSMHIEDIEAVQRLQDCVHEALQDYEQRRHGDDPRRAGKLIMTLPLLRQTSAKAVQYFCSIKQDGRVPMHKLFLELLEANTQPSP; from the exons ATGGATCTAGTGGAGCTTTATCAGCGCGA CTTCCTGGATATGATGCCCATCAGCAGTCATTGCCCCGCCTTCATCAAGGCCGAGCCCTTGAGCCCCACCTCCTTGATGCAACACAGTCCGGAAGGATCGTCATCGGACAGCTACGGCTCTGTAACGAGGGGTGACCATGGGGGCGTGGCCTCGCCAGGTTCATATCATACCTCAGGGACGGGGCTTAGGCCCGATTCGGTTCCCGAGCTGCAGGTGAAGAGCGAGTTTGAAGTGAGTTCGGGGCCCAAGCGCTTGTGTTTGGTGTGTGGAGACGTCGCGTCCGGGTTTCATTACGGCGTAGCGTCCTGCGAAGCCTGCAAAGCCTTCTTCAAACGCACTATTCAAG gcaGTATTGAATACACGTGTCCAGCGAGCAGTGAGTGTGAGATTACTAAGAGGAGAAGGAAATCCTGCCAGGCCTGTCGCTTCACCAAGTGCATCTCAGTGGGCATGCTGCgagagg gtgtgcgTCTAGATAGAGTTCGAGGAGGTCGTCAGAAATACAAACGCAACATAGACTCAGACAGCAACTCTTACCTCAACATGCAGttaccacaaacacacaagagaACACGCACag AGTCCTACAACATTGAGAACAAGGTGGTGTCTCACCTGTTGGGGGCGGAGCCAGAGAAGGTGTACGCCATGCCGGACCCCGCCCTCCCTGACGATGACATCAAAGCTTTGACCACACTGTGTGATCTCGCTGATCGTGAACTGGTGCTTAACATTGGCTGGGCTAAACACCTTccgg GTTTCTCCAGTCTCTCTCTGCCAGACCAGATGCGTCTCCTGCAGAGTGCATGGATGGAGATCCTGATCCTGCGTGTGGTCTTCCGTTCGCTGGATGCTCAGGACAGCCTGGTGTTCGCCGAGGACTATGTGATGGACGCCGAGCAGGCGAGGCGAACCGGTTTGCTCGAGCTCCACGCGGCCATACTGCAGCTCGTCAGGAAGTACAGAGCCATGGGCCTCGAGAGGGAGGAGTTCGTCACACTCAAGGCCATTGCGCTCGCCAACTCag acTCTATGCATATCGAAGACATTGAAGCAGTCCAGAGGCTGCAGGACTGTGTGCACGAAGCGCTGCAGGACTACGAACAGCGTCGCCATGGTGACGACCCGCGTAGGGCGGGCAAGCTGATCATGACCCTCCCCCTACTGCGACAGACCTCGGCCAAGGCCGTGCAGTATTTCTGCAGCATCAAGCAGGACGGCCGGGTGCCCATGCACAAACTCTTCCTGGAGCTTCTGGAGGCCAACACCCAGCCCTCGCCCTGA
- the LOC117596558 gene encoding uncharacterized protein LOC117596558 — translation MAEASISVDQLSVDQFSCPICLDLLKDPVTIPCGHSFCKVCINDCWDQEDKSGVYSCPQCRDTFTPRPVLRRNNMLAEVVEKLKKTEVQAASPAHCYAGPGDVECDFCSGRKHKAVKSCLMCLASFCETHLKPHYEVPGLKNHKLIEASGNLQEKICSEHDKVLEIYCYTDQTLICFLCMTDEHKGHDTVPAVSERAEKQSELKEEQMKSQQRIQEKQKKVQELKQAVNTIKLSAQTAVEDSERIFTELISSMEKKRSEVTELIRAQEKTEVSRAERLLEQLEQEIADLQRRVTELEQLSHTHDHFHFLQSFQSLCVSSGCEDSPSITVNQHLSFDGVRKSLSDLKKRLEKFCQEEFIKIPKDAAAVQMILPSEPKSREDFLHYFCRLTLDPNTAHRYLILTEKNRAVTDSRVHQPYSDHPERFDSYSQVLSKESVCGRCYWEVEWSSEECVYISVSYKSIRRKGRGNECWFGGNSQSWGLRCSSSCLSFRHNNINTELGVPSSSRIGVYVDHSAGTLSFYSVSDTMRLLHRVHTTFTQPLYAGFWLRCYGSTVRLCDPKKKQDDSPSITVSGHLSFDEMKKSLSDMRKRLEEFCEEEFIKIPEHEQTTPPHPHTHTHTHTHTHTHLSLSFSLSRCQSVCEYRKMAEASISVDQLSVDQFSCPVCLDLLRDPVTISCGHSFCKVCINGCWDQDYKSGVYSCPQCRDTFTPRPVLHRNNMLAEVVEKLKKTEVQAASPAHCYAGPGDVECDFCSGRKHKAVKSCLMCLASFCETHLKPHYEVAALKQHKLVEASGKLKKICSEHDKAIDIYCRTDQSFICYLCTMDKHRGHETVTAASGRAEKQSELKEGQMKSQQRIQEKQKKVQELKQAVINFKLSAQTAVEDSERIFTELISSMEKKRSEVTELIRAQEKTELSRAERLLEQLEQEIADLQRRVTELEQLSHTHDHIHFLQRFQSLCVSNGHEDSPSITVDQHLSFDGVTKSLSDLKERLEKFCQEEFIKIPEHAAAVQMILPSEPKSREDFLHYFCDLTLDPDTVHNYLILTEKNRVVTYSEIKQPYSDHPERFNYYSQVLSKESVCGRCYWEVEWSSERSVFISVSYKDISRKGRGTECLFGYNDQSWSLWCSSSSSVTFCHNNIETDLRVPSSSRIGVYVDHSAGTLSFYSVSDTMKLLHRVHTTFTQPLYAGFWLSSYGSTVKLKKIVLM, via the exons ATGGCCGAGGCCAGTATTTCAGTAGATCAGCTTTCAGTGGATCAGTTCAGCTGTCCAATCTGTCtggatctactgaaggatccagtgactatcccctgtggtcacagtttctgtaaggtgtgtattaatgactGCTGGGATCAGGAAGATAAGAGCGGAGTTTatagctgtcctcagtgcagagacactttcactccaaggcctgttctacgcagaaacaacatgctggctgaagtggtggagaaactgaagaagactgaagtccaagctgcttctcctgctcattgttacgctggacctggagatgtggagtgtgatttctgcagtgggagaaaacacaaagccgtcaagtcctgtctgatgtgtctgGCCTCCTTTTGTGAAACTCATCTGAAACCTCACTATGAAGTTCCAGGATTGAAAAATCACAAATTAATTGAAGCCTCTGGAAATctacaagagaagatctgctctgaGCATGATAAAGTGCTGGAGATCTACTGTTATACTGACCAAACCTTAATCTGTTTTTTGTGTATGACGGATGAACACAAAGGTCATGACACTGTTCCTGCTGTATCAGAAAGAGCagaaaaacag AGTGAGCTAaaggaggagcagatgaaatcccagcagagaatccaggagaagcagaagaaggtgcaggagctgaaacaggctgtgaacactataaag ctgagtgcacagacagcagtggaggacagtgagaggatctttactgagctgatcagctccatggagaaaaagcgctcggaggtgacggagctgatcagagctcaggagaagacTGAAgtgagtcgagctgaacgactcctggagcaactggagcaggagattgctgatcttcagaggagagtcactgagctggagcagctttcacacacacacgatcacttccatttcctccag agtttccagtctctctgtgtctcttctgGATGTGAGGACTCACCCAGCATCACTGTcaatcaacatctctcatttgatggagtgaggaaatCTCTCTCTGATCTGAAAAAGAGACTGGAGAAATTCTGCCAGGAGGAATTCATCAAAATCCCTAAAGATG ctgcagcagttcagatGATTTTACCCTCAGAGCCAAAGagcagagaagattttctgCACT ATTTCTGTCGTCTGACTCTGGATCCAAACACGGCACATCGTTACCTCATTCTGACTGAGAAGAACAGAGCGGTGACAGACAGTAGGGTACACCAGCCgtactctgatcatccagagagatttgactCCTACAGTCAGGTGTTgagtaaggagagtgtgtgtggacgctgttactgggaggtggagtggagcagtgaggagtgtgtgtacatttcagTCTCATATAAAAGCATCAGGAGGAAAGGACGGGGTAATGAGTGTTGGTTTGGAGGCAACAGTCAGTCCTGGGGTCTGAgatgttcttcttcttgtctGTCTTTCCGTCACAACAACATAAACACTGAGCTCGGagttccatcatcctccagaataggagtgtatgtggatcacagtgcaggaactctgtccttctacagcgtctctgacacgatgaggctcctccacagagtccacaccacattcactcagcctctatacgcTGGATTCTGGCTGCGCTGTTATGGATCAACTGTGAGGTTATgtgatccaaaaaaaaa ACAAGACGACTCTCCCAGCATCACTGTCAGTGGACATCTCTCATTCgatgaaatgaagaaatctCTCTCTGATATGAGAAAGCGGCTCGAGGAATTCTGTGAAGAGGAATTCATCAAAATCCCTGAACATG AGCAAACAACccccccccacccacacacacacacacacacacacacacacacacacacacatctatctctctctttctctctctctcgctgtcagtcagtgtgtgagtaCAGGAAAATGGCCGAGGCTAGTATTTCAGTAGATCAGCTTTCAGTGGAtcagttcagctgtccagtctgTCTGGATCTACTGAGGGATCCAGTGACTATCTcctgtggtcacagtttctgtaaggtgtgtattaatggctgctgGGATCAGGATTATAAGAGTGGAGTTTatagctgtcctcagtgcagagacactttcactccaaggcctgttctacacagaaacaacatgctggctgaagtggtggagaaactgaagaagactgaagtccaagctgcttctcctgctcactgttacgctggacctggagatgtggagtgtgatttctgcagcgggagaaaacacaaagccgtcaagtcctgtctgatgtgtctgGCCTCCTTTTGTGAAACTCATCTGAAACCTCATTATGAAGTTGCTGCTTTGAAACAGCACAAATTAGTCGAAGCCTCTGGAAAGCTGAAGAAGATCTGCTCTGAGCATGATAAAGCGATCGATatctactgtcgtactgaccaaagcttcatctgttatttgtgtacGATGGATAAACACAGAGGTCATGAAACTGTCACAGCTGCATCAGGAAGAGCTGAAAAACAG AGTGAGCTAAAGGAGGggcagatgaaatcccagcagagaatccaggagaagcagaagaaggtgcaggagctgaaacaggctgtgatCAATTTTAAA ctgagtgcacagacagcagtggaggacagtgagaggatctttactgagctgatcagctccatggagaaaaagcgctcggaggtgacggagctgatcagagctcaggagaagactgaactgagtcgagctgaacgactcctggagcaactggagcaggagattgctgatcttcagaggagagtcactgagctggagcagctttcacacacacacgatcacatccatttccttcag aggttccagtctctctgtgtttctaaTGGACATGAGGACTCACCCAGCATCACTGTTgatcaacatctctcatttgatggagtgacAAAATCTCTCTCTGATCTGAAAGAGAGACTCGAGAAATTCTGCCAGGAGGAATTCATCAAAATCCCTGAACATG ctgcagcagttcagatGATTTTACCCTCAGAACCAAAGagcagagaagattttctgCACT ATTTCTGTgatctgactctggatcctgACACAGTACATAATTACCTCATTCTGActgagaagaacagagtggTGACGTACAGTGAGATAAAGCAGCCGTACTCTGACCATCCAGAGAGATTTAACTATTACAGTCAGGTGTTgagtaaggagagtgtgtgtggacgctgttactgggaggtggagtggagcaGTGAGAGAAGTGTGTTcatatcagtctcatataaagacatcagcaGGAAAGGACGGGGTACTGAGTGTTTGTTTGGATACAACGATCAGTCCTGGAGTCTgtggtgttcttcttcttcttctgtcacGTTCTGTCACAACAACATTGAGACTGATCTCAGagttccatcatcctccagaataggagtgtatgtggatcacagtgcaggaactctgtccttctacagcgtctctgacacgatgaagctcctccacagagtccacaccacattcactcagcctctatacgcTGGATTCTGGCTCAGCTCTTATGGATCaactgtgaaattaaaaaaaatcgtactaatgtga